DNA from Nitrospira sp.:
GTCACGTTCACCCCGAGTCAATTGGGGCCGTTCTTTCGCAGCGGCCTGCTGTCCTGGGTGGATCTGGTGCGCATGGGCTGTGATGTGATGATTCCCCCGCGCCGGTCGAACGAGGACGAATCCCTCGCTGCCTTTTTCCGCCGCCGATTCGGGCGACATGCCTGCGAACGGGTCATGGAGCCGCTGATGGCGGGCATCTATGCCGGTGATGCCGAGCAAATGAGCCTGCGCGCGACCTTCCCGCGTTTCTACGAGTTGGAACAGGCGCACGGCAGCGTGATTCGCGGTATGGTGGCGGCCCGCCGTGCAAGGGCGCAGCAGGCCTCAGACGGGCGCCCGAAACACACCATGTTCGTGACGTTGCGCAACGGCCTCGGTGATTTGGTGACGGTCCTGGCGAGTCACATTCAGAAGGCCGGCGGCGTCCTGAAGGCCGGTGTCGAGGCTGAGGCATTGCGGGTGCGGTCGCACCAGGCTGGCCGCTGGATGTACGATGTCATCTGTAGCGACGGTACGACCCTCTCGGCCGAGTCGCTGGTGTTGGCGACACCGGCCTATGTGAGCGCTGAGTTGGTCCGACCCTTGACTCCTTTAGCCGCCGGATTGATGGGCATGATTCCCTATGCCTCGACCGCAACCATTTCCATGGTCTATCCGGCTGTGGCGGTGGGCGACCGGCTGCAAGGGTTCGGATTCGTGGTTCCACGCATCGAGGGACGCGATCTGATTGCCGCCACCTGGACCTCGATCAAGTGGCCCCATCGGGCACCTCCGGATGAGGTCTCCGTGCGTTGTTATCTCGGCGGGGTAGGGCGTGAGGCGATTTTGCAACAGGACGATGAAGCCTTGACGCGCTGTGTGCAGGAAGAACTCGCCTCCATCGTCGGCCTACGGGCGACACCCCACTATGTGGAGGTGAACCGGTGGCATCGGGCGATGCCGCAGTATACGATCGGACATCTCGACCGGCTTGAGCAGTTGGAGGCGGCGCTCTCACGTTTCGGCGGCCTCGCCGTCACCGGCGCGGCCTATCGCGGGGTGGGCATCCCGGATTGTATCCGAGACGGCGCGGACACGGCGGAGCGGACGCTTCGTTACCTGCAGGCGGCTGCTGCATGACGGGTCTGGTTGTGGATGGATTCGGTAAGGAAGGAACAGACCCATGTTGAATGACCAATTGGTGATCTCGGCTGTGACCGGGCCCTTTCGCGAGCCGCGGGAGCCGGTGTTGTCCTACGACTATTCCATTCAGCGGGCGACCTGGGCTGCGACCCATGCCGTGCGGGTGAAAATTGCGCTGGCGGAAGAGTTGGACTATGTGAAAGGGAAATTGTTGGGCACCGTCACCGGAAGCCCAGGGCAACAATTGCTGTTGAACAAACTCCTCTCCCGCAAGATCGGCGACGAAAAACTTCGGATCGCCGAGGCGGAAGGCCTGTTGAAGGAACGAGGCGACGTGTTGCTGCCGCCGTTTACCGGACCCTTTGCGCATTTCTTTCCGCAGTTGGAAGCGTGGGTTCAGGCGCAACAGGAGGCGCTGCGTGCCGAGATCAAGAACACCGTCGGTCTCTCGGCCTGAGCAACCGTTCTTGCATCGGATCGGCCCGGGTTTCACACACAGAATCTGTGGATAAGCATGTGAATATCCACCACTCTCACGCTCGGCACGCTGAATAGGTCGGCTCCTCAGCAACCTGCACAAGTTTTAGGCATTGGGGTCGGTATCACCCGAACCCCCTAGATGCTGTAGAACAGTAAAACCCCTAGTGGCGTCCTTCAGGGCCGAATGGCGCCTGGGGATAGCGGAGGCAGGTTGTATGAGGTGTTTCGATGCAGAGGTTCAGAAAATACGGCGGTATTGTTTGCCGTGCACCCCGGATTCGTCGGCGAATCCGATGGAGCCGGTGTCGGGATTGCTCGTGTCGTTCAAATCGATCCGGTAATGTCCACGCACCTGTTCCATGGCCTCTTCGAACGGAATGGCCTGCGGGTAGAGATCGCCCGGCGCATGGGCTCCGCGGGCCAGCGTGCGGACGACGTCCTGCGTGGCATATTTCGGATCCGAAAAAATGTACAGATCGGCGACGGCCTGGTCGCCGAGTTTGTGGCCCGGACTGGTCGCGGGTAACATGGACGGCAGGGTCTGGTTCAACCGGGCTTGTTTGAATTGCTTCAAGAGTCCGACGACCTGGCTGGTCGTGACCTGTGCCGGCACGAGAATACTCATGGCGTTGAACTCCGTCAAGGTTGCCTGGACCTTGTACATCACCGGGGCCGCATCCGGGTCTTCCGTGACCACCTGCGAAATCTCCGGTCCGACGGCCTGTTTTTGCTTGCCGCTGGGGACTGCGAGGTTGATCAGCAGCCACATCACCAGAATGGCGCCGAACAGGACGAGGAGCGGGTGGAGCCCCGCCCGTTTGCCTTCTTGATAGGGATTGTCGTCGCTCATGGCAGAGCCTTTGTAGTTCCCGTCGCAGGAGGGAGGGCTGCTGTGGCTTCAATGGACTGGGAAGATTCCAGCCTCTTCGCCTCATCCCAATAGCGATCCATTTCAGCCGTCGTCAGGTCGCTGACGCTTCGCCCGCTGCGTTCAGCCTGTCGTTCGATAAAATGGAAACGGGTCGTGAAGCGATTCGTGGCTTGGCGGAGCGACTCTTCCGGATTCACCTTGAGGTGCCGGGCGACGTTGACCAATGAAAACAGGAGATCGCCCAGTTCCGCGGTCATTTCCGATGTAGGCTCCGGTGAGGATTTGGTGGTCGCAGCCGCATCGCCGACGGCCCGGCGGAGTTCGTCGATCTCTTCGTCCACCTTGGCGAGGACATCGGCCAGCCCCTGTTGGTTATCGGGCCAGTCGAACCCGACGCGCGCGGCTCGAACCTGGGTTTGATAGGCGCGCAGCAGGGCCGGAAGGGCTTGGGGAATGTCGTGCAGGAGCGACTCCGGTTTTCCGGCGTCCTTGCGCTCGGCCCGCTTGATGTCTTCCCACCGATGGACCACCTGGTCCGGATTCAGGGCCGGTTTGCCGTCGGCCCCGTCACCGAACACATGGGGATGGCGACGCACCAGTTTCTCGGCCAGTTGTTGCAACACGTCGTCGATGGTGAAGGTGCCCAGTTCCGTTCCGATTTGGCTGTGAAACAGCACCTGCAACAACACGTCGCCCAGTTCTTCCTTCAACTTGGCAAAGTCGAGCCGGTCGATCGTATCCAAGGCTTCATAGGTTTCTTCGATCAGGTAGGGCTTGAGGGATTCGTGGGTCTGTTTGCGGTCCCATGGGCACCCGCCTGGTGCTCGAAGCTGGGCCATGATGGCTACGACTCTGTCGAACCGTTCGGACATGCGGATTCCCCCTCCGTGGCGTCACTCTAACTGAGTTCGTTCTCACCTTCAACGGGGCATCCTGTCTTGCGCCCCTTCAGGGCCTATGGTAGGGTACGGCCCGGCTTTCCAGGCCTGTCGGTCGGAGGGTGTTCCATGGGAGATGAAAAGGAACAGGGGTTCGTCATCCGCGACCGTCGCGGGCGGGGCGAAGGGGCTTCCGCGCCCTCATCACCTCCACAGGAGGCTGCTTCGGCTGCGTCCTCCGCATCAGAGGTGTCTCGCGAGCCGGTCGATCAAAAAGGGCAGGCCGGGCACCTTCCGGTGAATTTTTCTTCCTTCGTGATCTCGATGGGGAGTTCGGCCCTGATGTTGATGGGGGAGCAGTTGGATCCTCAACAGCCTAAGATGTCCCTCAATCTCCCACAAGCCAAAGAAATCATCGATTTGCTCTCCATGCTGGAAGAGAAAACGCGGGGGAACCTCACCTCGGATGAACAGTCCGTGATGACGGATATGCTCTATGCGTTGAGGATGAAATTCGTGAGCTTGACCTCCGGGAAATCGACGCTCCACACCCCGTAGCCTCCGCCTGCGCGCCGTCCTGCTGAGTGTTGCCCGTTTCTCCCCTGGTTGAGCCTGCTCCGTCGGCTGTGTGCCCCATCGGCCGCCTCATGATCGAAAAGAGGATGAGCGGATTTCCAGCTTTTTTGAGACTCCCGTCGGAATTCGTTATAGTGGTGCAGGGTCGATTGAACTGGGATAAGCCGGAGAATTCATGCCGGATTCGATGGACATGACGAAGCTCGTCCCGCCTGGCGTCCTGCAAGAAAATAAGCCGCCGTCGTCTTCCTCCATCGAGCATGAGCGGCGAAAACGCCATGTCCGGCCGGTCTGGATCGTCCTGATCCTGTTGCTGCCCTGTCTGGCCCTCACCGTCTACTATGCTCAAACGGCGATTCCTCTCGGCGAGGAGTCGGACTCTTTTCTGCCCAGCACCGGGTATGCCTTCGTGCTCTTGCTGGTCAATCTCGACTTGATCGGGTTGGTCGTCCTCACCCTGCTCCTGTCGCGCAACCTCATCAAGGCCTATTTCGAGCGGCGGCATCGGCTCGTGGGGTCGGGCTTCCGGGCGAAGTTGGTCGCCGCCTTCATCGGGTTTTCCCTGATCCCCACCGTCTTGCTGGCGTTGGTCGCCAGCGGTCTGGTCAATAAGGCCGTGGATGTTTGGTTCAACGATCAGATCGAACATGTCATGAAGGATTCGTATGAAGTCGCGCGCATGCACCATGCCGGACATGTGTCGCTGGCAATCAACAGCGCACGCGCCATCAGCCATGAGATCTTCCGCGAAGAGCTGCTGTTGCCCGAGCAACGGGATCTGCTGGTGGCGGCGATCGCCCGCAAGCGAACGGAATATGCGACGGCCGGGATCGAAGTCTTTTCCTCGAAGATGGAGACCTTGACCAAGTCGCTCGATCCTGAAGTGCCGGTCGCGGTGCTGGATCTGCCGATCGGCCAACTGGTGCTGCAGGTCATCAACGGCAAGCAGGAACTCACCTCCGTCCAGGAGGCCCAGACTGGGCGGCTGGTGAGGGCCGGCGTCCCGATCGCGTCTACCCTGCGCCGCGGCGAGGTCGAAGGGGTGGTGGTCGTGGATGCCTACGTGCCCGAGTCGTTGCTCGGCAAGATGGAAAGCATCGGGCGCCAATACTCCGAGTATAAACAGATGAAGGCGATGAAGAACCCCATCAAGGCCGGGGCCTATCTGCTCGTGGCGGTGATTACCGTCATGATTCTGTTCAGTGCCACCTGGTTCGGGTTCTATGTGGCGCGCGGCATCACCGTGCCGATTCAACGGCTGGCCGAGGCCACGGAAGCCATTGCGCAGGGGGATTTGTCGGTGCGGATCGAAGCCAAGGCGACGGATGAAATCGGCACCCTGGTCGAATCCTTCAACCGCATGACGGCCGATTTGCAGAGCAGCAAAACGAAGGTGGAGGAGGCCAACGTGTCGCTTCGGCAGTCCAACCTGGAACTGGATCGCCGGCGCGCCTACATCGAAACGGTGGTCGATACGATCGCGGCGGGGCTCCTCTCCATCGATCGGCAGGGGATCATCACCACGTTCAATCCCTCGGCGGAGCGCATTCTGGGGCTCTGGGCCGACCGGTTCCGCGGCCGGTCCGCCAACGAGGTGTTCAAGGAATTCAAACTGGACCTGTTTCAGTCCGTCTACGATCGCATGTTGGCCGACCATCGCGAGAACATCGCGCTCGAAGGGCAGTTGGACTTGCAGGGGCGGTTCCTGACCATCGGCGTGCATTGTTCCCGGATGAAGGACGAGTCGCACAAGGACCTCGGGTTCGTGCTGATCTTCGAGGACCTGTCGGAATTGATCAAGGCGCAGAAGGCGGCGGCCTGGCGTGAAGTCGCGCAGCGGATCGCCCACGAGATCAAGAACCCGCTCACGCCCATTCAACTGTCCGCGCAACGGCTGCGAAAAAAGTTCCAGGACAAGGCGCCGGACTTCGACCGGATCTGCGACGAATCCACCCAGGTGATCGTCAACGAGGTCGGCAGCCTCAAGCAAATGCTGGACGAGTTCTCGAAATTCGCACGGATGCCGGCCCCGCACATGACGATGGGGTCGCTGGACGATGTCGTGAAGGAAGTGGTCGCGCTCTATCAGAGTGCGCATCGCGAGATCGAATGTGTGGTGGATCTCGACCCCGATCTGCCGCCGTTCAACTTCGATCGGGAACAAATCAAACGGGCGTTGGTGAATCTGTGCGATAACGGCATTCACGCGATGAATCACAAGGGGCATTTGTGGATCACGACCCGTTACGACATGAAACAACGCCGTGCGATTGTGACGGTGGCGGACGAGGGCACCGGGATCGCGCCGGAAGATCAGGAAAAGTTGTTCGTGCCGTATTTCTCCCGAAAGAAGACGGGAACCGGGTTGGGCCTGGCGATCGTGCGGCGGATCGTGACCGATCACGACGGCCAGATTCACGCGGGGAACCATCAGCCCAAGGGGGCATCGTTTACCTTCGAGCTGCCGGTGTGAGCGGAAGTTGTCAGTAGTCAGCGGTCAGCCGGCGCAGAAGTATATCCTCGAATGACGACGCTGACAGCTGAGGGCTGACTGCTGTCGGCTGAAAAAGTTGGAGAAGACATGTCTGCCTCGATTCTCATTGTCGATGATGAAGTGTCCATCCTGAACTCCTTAAGCAGCATCCTGGAGGATGAGGGCTATGAGGTCACCGTGGCCAAGAGCGGCGTCGAGGCCCTCAAGCTCTGCGCGGTGAATCCTCCGGAACTGATGATGTTGGATATTTGGATGCCTGAGATGGACGGGTTGGAGACGCTGCGGCGATTGCGGGATTTAGTGCCGAACACGCAGGTCATGATGATGTCCGGCCATGGGTCGATCGAGACGGCGGTGAAGGCCATCAAGCTCGGGGCCTACGACTACATTGAAAAGCCGCTCTCGCTCGAAAACGTCACGCTGCGGGTGAAACATGCCTTGGATCAACACCGGTTGGAGCAGGAAAATCGCACCCTCCGCACGAAGGTGGAGGGGAAGTTCGAGCTGATCGGGCAGGCGCCGGTGATGCAGCAGTTGAGGCAAATCATCGAAACGGCCGGCCCGACCAACAGTCGAGTCCTGATCGGCGGCGAGAACGGAACCGGAAAAGAGTTGGTGGCGCGGGCCATCCATCAGCACAGCGCCAGGGTGGGCCGTCCCTTTGTCGCGGTGAACTGCGCCGCCATTCCTGAAACGTTGATCGAGAGCGAATTGTTCGGGCATGAGCGAGGTTCATTCAGCGGCGCCACGGCCATGAAGCGCGGCCAGTTCGAGCAGGCGGACGGCGGTACTCTGTTTCTCGATGAAATTGCGGACATGAGCCTGAACACCCAAGCCAAGGTCTTGCGGGCCCTGCAGGAGCAGCAGTTCACACGGGTGGGGGGCACGAAACTCATCAAGGTCGATGTGCGGGTCTTGGCGGCCTCCAACAAAGATCTGCTGAAGGAAATTGAAAAGGGTACCTTCCGGGAAGACCTGTTTTACCGACTCAACGTGGTGCCGATCGTGGTGCCGACCCTGCGCGACCGCCGCGAGGACATTCCATTGCTCGTGAAACATTTCCTGCGGGTGCATGCGGAAGAACAGGGTTTGAAGATCAAGCAGGTGTCGCCGGAAGCCATGGACGTGTTCATGCAGTATGAGTGGCCGGGCAACATTCGCGAGTTGCGCAACCTCATCGAACGACTCATGATCATGGTGCCGGGCTCCGTGATCGAGGCCTCGCATGCGTCGATGGCGCTGCAGGTGCGTCCCCAGTTGTCGGCGCCGCAATCGGCCGTCGCCGCTCAGCCGGCCAATACGTTGCTGACCAAGCACTACGATTCCCTTCGCGATGCCAGGAACGCCTTCGAGAAGGAGTTCATTGCCCGCAAACTCCGCGAACACCACTGGAACATCTCCCGCACGGCCGAAGACCTCAAGATCGAGCGCAGTCACCTGCATCGGAAGATCAAATTGCTGGATGTCGAGATGCGGCCGGAAAGCTAGGGGGAACGAGGCCCTATAGCCTCCCTTGCTCGCAGAACGCGCACCTCGGAAGGTGCTCGTTCGATGCGCGCAGTCAGGAGGCCATAGGGCCCTGTTCTGTGAAGGGGGATGAAGTACATAGGCACGCCTCCGATTCTTTCTCGCATGGGAACGGGCGCGTCTTCGTGGGCCCCGTTCGACGTCACCGGCGGGGTTTTCTTGCTGGATGCTATGTCCCACCATCTGCAAACCGGCAATGCAAGCGGCATTGCGCACGGAGTGTGATGCCTTAAATTAGCTGGCCGTTTGAAGGAGGATGTTAGATGGATTTGGAGAAAATTGATCTCGAAAGGGCAGGGGAAATGGACCCTGAAGTGTTTTCTGAAAAGCGCTGGCTCCAGGCCATATCGTTGGGATTGTCCATGTTACACAACGACATGGTTGATGTTCAGGATAGCCTTAAGCGACTTCAAAAGACTTTTGAATACTTGAAACGCTAGCAATAGAAGCCTAATCACCACCGAATGATCCTCCACTGTTGACCAAGGGTCTGCTGCGTAGCTAAGATGCCGACCCAATGACTACCTATCGTGATGCCGGTGTCGATATCGATGCCGGCGATGAATTCGTCGAGCGGATCAAACCCCATGTGCGGGCCACGTTTCGCCCCGAAGTCCTGACCGATCTGGGTGGGTTCGGGGGGCTCTTCCGGTTTCAGGCCGATCGCTATCGGGACCCGGTCCTCGTGTCGGGGACCGACGGTGTCGGGACCAAGCTCAAGATCGCGTTCCTCATGGACAAACACGACACGGTCGGGATCGATCTGGTGGCGATGTGTGTCAATGATATCGCTGTCAGTGGTGCGGAACCGTTGTTCTTTCTCGATTACTTTGCGACCGGGAAACTGTCGTTGAAAACGGCCGAGGCCGTCGTGCGAGGCATTTCCGAGGGCTGTCGCCAGGCCGGTTGTGCGCTGA
Protein-coding regions in this window:
- a CDS encoding Protoporphyrinogen IX oxidase, aerobic, HemY translates to MARISRSVVIVGGGIAGLSTAFALLEQAAAAEVALTCTILDAAPVWGGKILTHRVGRLVMEAGPDSFLSQKPWAMDLCRRLGMADQLIDTNQVEKKASVLWGGRLHELPEGLVTFTPSQLGPFFRSGLLSWVDLVRMGCDVMIPPRRSNEDESLAAFFRRRFGRHACERVMEPLMAGIYAGDAEQMSLRATFPRFYELEQAHGSVIRGMVAARRARAQQASDGRPKHTMFVTLRNGLGDLVTVLASHIQKAGGVLKAGVEAEALRVRSHQAGRWMYDVICSDGTTLSAESLVLATPAYVSAELVRPLTPLAAGLMGMIPYASTATISMVYPAVAVGDRLQGFGFVVPRIEGRDLIAATWTSIKWPHRAPPDEVSVRCYLGGVGREAILQQDDEALTRCVQEELASIVGLRATPHYVEVNRWHRAMPQYTIGHLDRLEQLEAALSRFGGLAVTGAAYRGVGIPDCIRDGADTAERTLRYLQAAAA
- a CDS encoding Nucleoside triphosphate pyrophosphohydrolase MazG; translated protein: MSERFDRVVAIMAQLRAPGGCPWDRKQTHESLKPYLIEETYEALDTIDRLDFAKLKEELGDVLLQVLFHSQIGTELGTFTIDDVLQQLAEKLVRRHPHVFGDGADGKPALNPDQVVHRWEDIKRAERKDAGKPESLLHDIPQALPALLRAYQTQVRAARVGFDWPDNQQGLADVLAKVDEEIDELRRAVGDAAATTKSSPEPTSEMTAELGDLLFSLVNVARHLKVNPEESLRQATNRFTTRFHFIERQAERSGRSVSDLTTAEMDRYWDEAKRLESSQSIEATAALPPATGTTKALP
- a CDS encoding nitrogen regulation protein NtrY, putative, encoding MPDSMDMTKLVPPGVLQENKPPSSSSIEHERRKRHVRPVWIVLILLLPCLALTVYYAQTAIPLGEESDSFLPSTGYAFVLLLVNLDLIGLVVLTLLLSRNLIKAYFERRHRLVGSGFRAKLVAAFIGFSLIPTVLLALVASGLVNKAVDVWFNDQIEHVMKDSYEVARMHHAGHVSLAINSARAISHEIFREELLLPEQRDLLVAAIARKRTEYATAGIEVFSSKMETLTKSLDPEVPVAVLDLPIGQLVLQVINGKQELTSVQEAQTGRLVRAGVPIASTLRRGEVEGVVVVDAYVPESLLGKMESIGRQYSEYKQMKAMKNPIKAGAYLLVAVITVMILFSATWFGFYVARGITVPIQRLAEATEAIAQGDLSVRIEAKATDEIGTLVESFNRMTADLQSSKTKVEEANVSLRQSNLELDRRRAYIETVVDTIAAGLLSIDRQGIITTFNPSAERILGLWADRFRGRSANEVFKEFKLDLFQSVYDRMLADHRENIALEGQLDLQGRFLTIGVHCSRMKDESHKDLGFVLIFEDLSELIKAQKAAAWREVAQRIAHEIKNPLTPIQLSAQRLRKKFQDKAPDFDRICDESTQVIVNEVGSLKQMLDEFSKFARMPAPHMTMGSLDDVVKEVVALYQSAHREIECVVDLDPDLPPFNFDREQIKRALVNLCDNGIHAMNHKGHLWITTRYDMKQRRAIVTVADEGTGIAPEDQEKLFVPYFSRKKTGTGLGLAIVRRIVTDHDGQIHAGNHQPKGASFTFELPV
- a CDS encoding Two-component system response regulator protein; the encoded protein is MSASILIVDDEVSILNSLSSILEDEGYEVTVAKSGVEALKLCAVNPPELMMLDIWMPEMDGLETLRRLRDLVPNTQVMMMSGHGSIETAVKAIKLGAYDYIEKPLSLENVTLRVKHALDQHRLEQENRTLRTKVEGKFELIGQAPVMQQLRQIIETAGPTNSRVLIGGENGTGKELVARAIHQHSARVGRPFVAVNCAAIPETLIESELFGHERGSFSGATAMKRGQFEQADGGTLFLDEIADMSLNTQAKVLRALQEQQFTRVGGTKLIKVDVRVLAASNKDLLKEIEKGTFREDLFYRLNVVPIVVPTLRDRREDIPLLVKHFLRVHAEEQGLKIKQVSPEAMDVFMQYEWPGNIRELRNLIERLMIMVPGSVIEASHASMALQVRPQLSAPQSAVAAQPANTLLTKHYDSLRDARNAFEKEFIARKLREHHWNISRTAEDLKIERSHLHRKIKLLDVEMRPES